One Mauremys mutica isolate MM-2020 ecotype Southern chromosome 9, ASM2049712v1, whole genome shotgun sequence DNA segment encodes these proteins:
- the TRIM59 gene encoding tripartite motif-containing protein 59 isoform X3, producing the protein MEMHHFEEELTCSICYSIFEDPRVLPCSHTFCRNCLESILQLSSNFSIWRPLRLPLKCPNCRSIVEIPPSGTESLPINFALKAIIEKYQQEDHPDVATCSEHSRQPLNVYCLLDRKLVCGHCLTIGKHHGHPIDDLQSAYMKEKETPRKLLEQLTDEHWTNVCLLIEKLEEQKSHYENIVQDDKKAVLQYFKKLNDTLEHKKQALLAALDEVNAHISEEYAPLVENMKRIREEQLDLMSLNTSVQEEESPLLFLEKVDVVRQRIKALKQKQLPDIKPVEVYPRIGQLLKDVWSKTEIGQINKILTPKIKLISKGNLCPKGSEKERGQSKELLQSINPLTVMLISMMIVIIVISFSKPVLSVVNEVTLIYISDILQFVYQDICNNLQAVMEMLCHTSNFLMEFMGRIVTFSF; encoded by the exons ATG GAAATGCATCATTTTGAGGAGGAACTAACTTGTTCCATTTGCTATAGTATATTTGAAGACCCACGTGTACTACCATGTTCTCACACATTTTGTAGAAATTGTCTGGAAAGCATTCTTCAGCTATCAAGCAACTTTTCCATATGGAGACCACTAAGACTTCCACTGAAGTGTCCCAATTGTAGAAGCATTGTTGAAATTCCTCCATCTGGTACTGAGTCATTACCTATCAATTTTGCATTAAAGGCTATCATTGAAAAATATCAGCAAGAAGACCACCCAGATGTTGCAACATGTAGTGAACATTCTAGGCAGCCATTAAATGTCTATTGTCTTTTGGATAGAAAATTAGTGTGTGGCCATTGTCTTACAATAGGTAAACATCATGGTCATCCCATAGATGACCTTCAGAGTGCCTACATGAAAGAAAAGGAGACTCCTAGGAAACTCCTTGAGCAATTAACTGATGAACATTGGACTAATGTATGTTTGCTCATTGAAAAGTTGGAAGAACAGAAATCTCATTATGAAAACATTGTTCAAGACGATAAGAAAGCTGTATTGCAATATTTTAAGAAACTTAATGACACACTGGAGCATAAAAAGCAAGCTTTGCTAGCTGCTTTGGATGAAGTTAATGCTCACATTTCTGAAGAATATGCACCACTCGTTGAAAACATGAAAAGAATCAGAGAAGAACAGCTTGATTTAATGTCACTGAACACATCTGTTCAAGAAGAGGAGTCTCCACTACTTTTCCTTGAGAAGGTTGATGTTGTGCGCCAACGCATAAAAGCTTTGAAACAAAAGCAACTACCAGATATCAAACCTGTAGAAGTTTATCCACGAATAGGACAGCTATTGAAGGATGTGTGGTCCAAAACTGAAATTGGTCAGATTAACAAGATCCTCACTCCAAAAATAAAGCTGATTTCAAAAGGGAATTTATGCCCCAAAGGCAGTGAGAAGGAAAGAGGACAGTCTAAGGAATTGCTCCAGTCTATAAACCCTCTAACAGTGATGCTAATTTCTATGATGATAGTGATAATTGTGATTTCATTTAGTAAACCTGTATTGTCAGTTGTAAATGAGGTAACGTTGATCTATATTTCAGACATCTTGCAGTTTGTTTATCAAGATATATGCAACAACTTGCAGGCAGTAATGGAAATGCTATGCCATACATCTAATTTCTTGATGGAATTCATGGGGAGAATTgttactttttctttctga
- the TRIM59 gene encoding tripartite motif-containing protein 59 isoform X2 yields MEMHHFEEELTCSICYSIFEDPRVLPCSHTFCRNCLESILQLSSNFSIWRPLRLPLKCPNCRSIVEIPPSGTESLPINFALKAIIEKYQQEDHPDVATCSEHSRQPLNVYCLLDRKLVCGHCLTIGKHHGHPIDDLQSAYMKEKETPRKLLEQLTDEHWTNVCLLIEKLEEQKSHYENIVQDDKKAVLQYFKKLNDTLEHKKQALLAALDEVNAHISEEYAPLVENMKRIREEQLDLMSLNTSVQEEESPLLFLEKVDVVRQRIKALKQKQLPDIKPVEVYPRIGQLLKDVWSKTEIGQINKILTPKIKLISKGNLCPKGSEKERGQSKELLQSINPLTVMLISMMIVIIVISFSKPVLSVVNEVTLIYISDILQFVYQDICNNLQAVMEMLCHTSNFLMEFMGRIVTFSF; encoded by the coding sequence GAAATGCATCATTTTGAGGAGGAACTAACTTGTTCCATTTGCTATAGTATATTTGAAGACCCACGTGTACTACCATGTTCTCACACATTTTGTAGAAATTGTCTGGAAAGCATTCTTCAGCTATCAAGCAACTTTTCCATATGGAGACCACTAAGACTTCCACTGAAGTGTCCCAATTGTAGAAGCATTGTTGAAATTCCTCCATCTGGTACTGAGTCATTACCTATCAATTTTGCATTAAAGGCTATCATTGAAAAATATCAGCAAGAAGACCACCCAGATGTTGCAACATGTAGTGAACATTCTAGGCAGCCATTAAATGTCTATTGTCTTTTGGATAGAAAATTAGTGTGTGGCCATTGTCTTACAATAGGTAAACATCATGGTCATCCCATAGATGACCTTCAGAGTGCCTACATGAAAGAAAAGGAGACTCCTAGGAAACTCCTTGAGCAATTAACTGATGAACATTGGACTAATGTATGTTTGCTCATTGAAAAGTTGGAAGAACAGAAATCTCATTATGAAAACATTGTTCAAGACGATAAGAAAGCTGTATTGCAATATTTTAAGAAACTTAATGACACACTGGAGCATAAAAAGCAAGCTTTGCTAGCTGCTTTGGATGAAGTTAATGCTCACATTTCTGAAGAATATGCACCACTCGTTGAAAACATGAAAAGAATCAGAGAAGAACAGCTTGATTTAATGTCACTGAACACATCTGTTCAAGAAGAGGAGTCTCCACTACTTTTCCTTGAGAAGGTTGATGTTGTGCGCCAACGCATAAAAGCTTTGAAACAAAAGCAACTACCAGATATCAAACCTGTAGAAGTTTATCCACGAATAGGACAGCTATTGAAGGATGTGTGGTCCAAAACTGAAATTGGTCAGATTAACAAGATCCTCACTCCAAAAATAAAGCTGATTTCAAAAGGGAATTTATGCCCCAAAGGCAGTGAGAAGGAAAGAGGACAGTCTAAGGAATTGCTCCAGTCTATAAACCCTCTAACAGTGATGCTAATTTCTATGATGATAGTGATAATTGTGATTTCATTTAGTAAACCTGTATTGTCAGTTGTAAATGAGGTAACGTTGATCTATATTTCAGACATCTTGCAGTTTGTTTATCAAGATATATGCAACAACTTGCAGGCAGTAATGGAAATGCTATGCCATACATCTAATTTCTTGATGGAATTCATGGGGAGAATTgttactttttctttctga
- the TRIM59 gene encoding tripartite motif-containing protein 59 isoform X4, with product MHHFEEELTCSICYSIFEDPRVLPCSHTFCRNCLESILQLSSNFSIWRPLRLPLKCPNCRSIVEIPPSGTESLPINFALKAIIEKYQQEDHPDVATCSEHSRQPLNVYCLLDRKLVCGHCLTIGKHHGHPIDDLQSAYMKEKETPRKLLEQLTDEHWTNVCLLIEKLEEQKSHYENIVQDDKKAVLQYFKKLNDTLEHKKQALLAALDEVNAHISEEYAPLVENMKRIREEQLDLMSLNTSVQEEESPLLFLEKVDVVRQRIKALKQKQLPDIKPVEVYPRIGQLLKDVWSKTEIGQINKILTPKIKLISKGNLCPKGSEKERGQSKELLQSINPLTVMLISMMIVIIVISFSKPVLSVVNEVTLIYISDILQFVYQDICNNLQAVMEMLCHTSNFLMEFMGRIVTFSF from the coding sequence ATGCATCATTTTGAGGAGGAACTAACTTGTTCCATTTGCTATAGTATATTTGAAGACCCACGTGTACTACCATGTTCTCACACATTTTGTAGAAATTGTCTGGAAAGCATTCTTCAGCTATCAAGCAACTTTTCCATATGGAGACCACTAAGACTTCCACTGAAGTGTCCCAATTGTAGAAGCATTGTTGAAATTCCTCCATCTGGTACTGAGTCATTACCTATCAATTTTGCATTAAAGGCTATCATTGAAAAATATCAGCAAGAAGACCACCCAGATGTTGCAACATGTAGTGAACATTCTAGGCAGCCATTAAATGTCTATTGTCTTTTGGATAGAAAATTAGTGTGTGGCCATTGTCTTACAATAGGTAAACATCATGGTCATCCCATAGATGACCTTCAGAGTGCCTACATGAAAGAAAAGGAGACTCCTAGGAAACTCCTTGAGCAATTAACTGATGAACATTGGACTAATGTATGTTTGCTCATTGAAAAGTTGGAAGAACAGAAATCTCATTATGAAAACATTGTTCAAGACGATAAGAAAGCTGTATTGCAATATTTTAAGAAACTTAATGACACACTGGAGCATAAAAAGCAAGCTTTGCTAGCTGCTTTGGATGAAGTTAATGCTCACATTTCTGAAGAATATGCACCACTCGTTGAAAACATGAAAAGAATCAGAGAAGAACAGCTTGATTTAATGTCACTGAACACATCTGTTCAAGAAGAGGAGTCTCCACTACTTTTCCTTGAGAAGGTTGATGTTGTGCGCCAACGCATAAAAGCTTTGAAACAAAAGCAACTACCAGATATCAAACCTGTAGAAGTTTATCCACGAATAGGACAGCTATTGAAGGATGTGTGGTCCAAAACTGAAATTGGTCAGATTAACAAGATCCTCACTCCAAAAATAAAGCTGATTTCAAAAGGGAATTTATGCCCCAAAGGCAGTGAGAAGGAAAGAGGACAGTCTAAGGAATTGCTCCAGTCTATAAACCCTCTAACAGTGATGCTAATTTCTATGATGATAGTGATAATTGTGATTTCATTTAGTAAACCTGTATTGTCAGTTGTAAATGAGGTAACGTTGATCTATATTTCAGACATCTTGCAGTTTGTTTATCAAGATATATGCAACAACTTGCAGGCAGTAATGGAAATGCTATGCCATACATCTAATTTCTTGATGGAATTCATGGGGAGAATTgttactttttctttctga
- the TRIM59 gene encoding tripartite motif-containing protein 59 isoform X1 has translation MKLFCPELNTGLQEMHHFEEELTCSICYSIFEDPRVLPCSHTFCRNCLESILQLSSNFSIWRPLRLPLKCPNCRSIVEIPPSGTESLPINFALKAIIEKYQQEDHPDVATCSEHSRQPLNVYCLLDRKLVCGHCLTIGKHHGHPIDDLQSAYMKEKETPRKLLEQLTDEHWTNVCLLIEKLEEQKSHYENIVQDDKKAVLQYFKKLNDTLEHKKQALLAALDEVNAHISEEYAPLVENMKRIREEQLDLMSLNTSVQEEESPLLFLEKVDVVRQRIKALKQKQLPDIKPVEVYPRIGQLLKDVWSKTEIGQINKILTPKIKLISKGNLCPKGSEKERGQSKELLQSINPLTVMLISMMIVIIVISFSKPVLSVVNEVTLIYISDILQFVYQDICNNLQAVMEMLCHTSNFLMEFMGRIVTFSF, from the coding sequence GAAATGCATCATTTTGAGGAGGAACTAACTTGTTCCATTTGCTATAGTATATTTGAAGACCCACGTGTACTACCATGTTCTCACACATTTTGTAGAAATTGTCTGGAAAGCATTCTTCAGCTATCAAGCAACTTTTCCATATGGAGACCACTAAGACTTCCACTGAAGTGTCCCAATTGTAGAAGCATTGTTGAAATTCCTCCATCTGGTACTGAGTCATTACCTATCAATTTTGCATTAAAGGCTATCATTGAAAAATATCAGCAAGAAGACCACCCAGATGTTGCAACATGTAGTGAACATTCTAGGCAGCCATTAAATGTCTATTGTCTTTTGGATAGAAAATTAGTGTGTGGCCATTGTCTTACAATAGGTAAACATCATGGTCATCCCATAGATGACCTTCAGAGTGCCTACATGAAAGAAAAGGAGACTCCTAGGAAACTCCTTGAGCAATTAACTGATGAACATTGGACTAATGTATGTTTGCTCATTGAAAAGTTGGAAGAACAGAAATCTCATTATGAAAACATTGTTCAAGACGATAAGAAAGCTGTATTGCAATATTTTAAGAAACTTAATGACACACTGGAGCATAAAAAGCAAGCTTTGCTAGCTGCTTTGGATGAAGTTAATGCTCACATTTCTGAAGAATATGCACCACTCGTTGAAAACATGAAAAGAATCAGAGAAGAACAGCTTGATTTAATGTCACTGAACACATCTGTTCAAGAAGAGGAGTCTCCACTACTTTTCCTTGAGAAGGTTGATGTTGTGCGCCAACGCATAAAAGCTTTGAAACAAAAGCAACTACCAGATATCAAACCTGTAGAAGTTTATCCACGAATAGGACAGCTATTGAAGGATGTGTGGTCCAAAACTGAAATTGGTCAGATTAACAAGATCCTCACTCCAAAAATAAAGCTGATTTCAAAAGGGAATTTATGCCCCAAAGGCAGTGAGAAGGAAAGAGGACAGTCTAAGGAATTGCTCCAGTCTATAAACCCTCTAACAGTGATGCTAATTTCTATGATGATAGTGATAATTGTGATTTCATTTAGTAAACCTGTATTGTCAGTTGTAAATGAGGTAACGTTGATCTATATTTCAGACATCTTGCAGTTTGTTTATCAAGATATATGCAACAACTTGCAGGCAGTAATGGAAATGCTATGCCATACATCTAATTTCTTGATGGAATTCATGGGGAGAATTgttactttttctttctga